TCTTTCGGCCGGTCAGTGTATGCAGACCGTTCCGTGGCGCCTTCGTTGGCCGTGCGGCATTCCGCCCTCTGCCCCCCGACGGCGGTGAACGTGTGCTCAGCGGCCCTGGTAGCGCGCCGCCTTGGAGCGGGCCGAGCCGAGCTTTCCGTAGAGCTTGCGTCCCGGGCAGGCCGTGTTGAAGCCGTCCCGATGACCGGAGATCACGTTCAGTCGTACTTTCTTGCCTTTGCGGTGGAGATTGCTACCAGCCGACCTCAGGTAGGTCTTTCCCCTCGGGTTCATCCCGTACAGGCCCAGTTTCCAGGCCGCGAGCCGGGCGATGGCCTTGACCGCGGCCTTCGACGGCTTCTTGGTGCCGTACGACCCGAGGACGGCGATCCCCATGCTGCTGCTGTTGAAACCAAGGGTGTGCGCGCCGAGAACCGGCTTCGCCACGCCCCCGGCGCGCCCCTCGTAGATCTTTCCGCACTTGTCGATGACGAAGTTGTAGCCGATGTCCCGCCAGCCCATGCTCTTGACGTGGTAGCGGTAGATACTGCGGATGAGTGACGGGGACTGCGAGCAGCGGTACTTGTTGCCGCTGGCCGTGTGGTGCACGAAGGCCGCCTTGACCTTCTTCGTGTACCGGAAGCCCCGCTCCCGCAACCCCTCGCTCGCGCCCCAGCCGCGCCGCGTGACGATGCGTGGGCGCGGGCCGATGTGCGGCTTCGCCCGCTGCTGCTCCGTCAGCTCGCCGCCCCCGAGAGTGAGGAACGCCTGCTCGGTCTCCGCTCGGCTCTGCGCCGCGATCTCGGTGGCGCCGAGGGGGGCGAGGGCGGCGTTGGCGGCAAAGGCGTCGGTGACGGCCGAAGCCCCGGCGTTCAGGCCACCGGTGCGGGAGCCGTCCGCCGACGCGCCGCGGGGTGGGGCATCGTCCTCGGGGTCGACGAGTTCGAGGCGGAGGCCGGAGGGGAGCGGGGGCGCGGCGGGCAGTTTGCGGGCGCCCGTGGGGCGTTGGGAAGAGTTGGCGGCCCCGGCCGCGGGCCCGGCCGCGGGCCCGGAGCGGATGCGGAGTTCCACGCCGTCGGAGTTGCCCACCCACAGCGGGGCCGTGGCACCACGGACGCGGCTCGAGGTTCTCTCGGGGGTGTCCGGGTCGGCGGCGTGGTCGGCGTTGTGCGTCTCCACGTTCTGCCAGCCCGACCAGGTGCCGGTGCCGACGGCGCGGGTGCGGACCTGGACGCGGCCGTGCAGTTCGGCGCCGGGGTCGTCCCAGACCACGCCGACGAGGGAGAAGTGACGCACGGCACGCCGGGGCAGGATCTGCTCGCCGGAGGGAGTGGAAGGGGTACCGCGGTCAGGGGTGAGGGGTTCGAGGGGGAGGGACTGAGTGCTGCCGGAGGCGAGCGGTTCGGCCGCGCGCCGGTTGGTCAGGGTCGTGGCCGGTGTCCCCGCGTGGGGCGCGGGTCTCGCTGTCGCGACGGCTTCCGTGGTCGACACCGGTCCCGCCGTAGCCGCGAGGGCGGGAGGGGTGAGGGGGAGGGCCAGAGCGGCCGCACAGGTGACACCGATCGAGGAAGCAAGGAATCCACGCATGCTCCTGATCTTGGACATAGTCATACAAGTCTGTCCATTTGGGATGTGACGGATCGTCGGTCGGGTTCGGCCGAACCGGTGGCGGTTGTGCGGCGGGGCGGCGACCGGGCCGTTGGGTGAAGGGTCGTGCGCCGCGTACGCTTGCCCGGGTGAACGCCACCGATCGCACCCCCGCCGACCTGCTGGGTTCCGCGCTCGCCGCGGATCCGGGACGCCCCCTGGTGACCTTCTACGACGACGCCACGGGTGAACGTGTCGAACTGTCCGTGGCCACCTTCGCCAATTGGGTGGCCAAGACCGCGAACCTCCTCCAGGACGAGCTGTCCGTCGAGCCCGGGGACCGGGTGGCGCTGCTGCTGCCCGCGCACTGGCAGACGGCGGTGTGGCTGCTGGCGTGCGCGTCGGTGGGAGTCGTCGCCGACGTGTCCGGGGATGCCCGGGCGGCGGACGTCGTGGTGAGCGGCCCGGACCGGCTGGAGGAGGCACGGGCCTGCTCCGGCGCGCGGATCGCGATGGCGCTGCGGCCGCTCGGCGGGCGGTTCCCGCAGGCTCCCGAGGGGTTCACCGACTACGCGGTGGAAGTCCCGGGGCAGGGTGACCGGTTCGTGCCGTACGCACCCGTGGATCCGGAGGGGCCCGCGCTGATCGTGGCCGGGCGGGAGTTCAGCGGGGCCGAGGTGGTCGAGCGGGCCCGGGCCGAGGCGACGGCACTGGGTCTGACCGGGCCGGGGTCGCGGATCCTGTCGGGGCTGGCGTACGACACGTGGGAAGGGCTGAACGCGGGGCTGTACGGGCCGCTGGCCACCGGGGGTTCCGTGGTGCTGTGCCGGCATCTGGAGCAGGCCGGGGACGGCGTGCTGGACAAGCGGGTGGAGAGCGAGCGGGTCACGACGATCGCCCGCGGCACAGCGGGCCGGTAGCCGAGCCCCGCCGCCCGTTCGGCCCATCCCCGTCCGCCCCCCGCCCTTCATCCGCGCCATGGTCGTAGGAGCAGTGCGCGCGGGGCGTTCCTACGTCAGGAGGGGTGGTTGCTGCCGTGGGCTACAGGGTCGGTCCGGGCGTGGGGGCGTCCGCCAGTGGGCGGGGGCTCGTACGGCGGCACCGGCGGCGGTGGGTGCGGCTCACGGCGTTCGGGGTCACGGCTCTCCTCGTGGCGGCCGGCGGGGTCGGATGGGCCGTGTACGCGAAGCTCAGCGGGAACATCACACCCGACGAGGCGGCCGCCGCCGAACTCGCGCGGTACGACAAGGAGCGCCCGACCTCCCTGGTCAAGGACGCCCGGAACATCCTGCTGATCGGGTCGGACTCGCGCGAGGGGAGCGACAACGCCCGCTACGGGCGGGACTCCGGCACCGAGCGGTCCGACACCACGATCCTGCTGCATCTGTCCGCCGGCCGGGACAGCGCCACCGCCGTCTCCCTCCCCCGGGACCTGATGGTGGACCTGCCGGGCTGCCGGCGTCCGGACGGGTCCCGCAGCGCCCCCCGGTTCGCCATGTTCAACCAGGCCTTCCAGCTCGGCGGGTCGGCCTGCACCATCCGGACCGTGGAGAAGCTGACCGACATCCGCGTCGACCATCACGTCGTCGTCGACTTCCACGGCTTCAAGAAGATGGTCGACGCGGTCGACGGCGTCGAGGTGTGCCTGCGGGAGCCGATCGACGACCGGGCCGCCAAGCTGCGGCTGCCCGCCGGGCGCGTGACGCTCGACGGCGAGGAGGCCCTCGGTTACGTGCGCGCCCGCAAGACCCTCGGCGACGGCAGCGACACCGAGCGGATGGAGCGGCAGCAGCGTTTTCTCGGGGCACTCGTCAACGAGGTGCGCAGCAATGACGTCCTGCTGAATCCGGCGAAGCTGTATCCCGTGCTGGACGCCGCCACGTCGTCCCTCACCACCGACCCGGAACTGGCGAGCTTGCGTGGTTTGTACGAGCTCGTGCGCGGTCTGCGCGACATCCCCATGGAACAAGTGCAATTCCTGACCGTGCCCCGGGAGTCGTATGCGTACGACGCCAATCGCGACCAACTCGTGGAGCCCGCGGCGGAGCGGCTGTTCGAGCGGTTGCGTACGGACACACCCGTGGTCGTCGCGGGGAACGGCCCGCGGGAGGGGTCGTACGGGGATTCGTATCCGGGGCCTTATCGCGATCGCGCCGTCACCGTTTCTCCTCCACCGACGTTTCGGGGGAACACGGCAGCCGAGGACACCTGCAAGTAAAGCGGGCACCAAGGCCACTCCAAGGCCATGAACTCTTCACCTAGGAAATGGGCGAATTGCCCAGGTGTAGGGACGTGGAATGGGTCACCGTCGTCGCCCGTCGCCGAAAGGGACGGTTAGTGTGAGCGATCCGGTGCGCCCGGCTCTGAGGGACGGTCCTGAGGTCGCGCACTGTGTGACCGAGACCCGAGCGCCTTGGAGGGGAAGGCGCCGCGTGCCCCGACGGAGGAATCAGGCAACCGTGGACGCGCAAGGCCGTGGGCGGGCGGACGACATCGATCCCGCAGATCAGTGGGTGCTCAACCCGGACACCGGCGAATACGAACTGCGACTGGCCCCTTCCGCACCGCAGTCGGGGGTCCCCGGGCCTCGCAGGCCACCGTCCCGCGAGACGGGCCAGTCGGCGCGCGGCCGTACGGAGGCGCCCGGCCGTGCGCGGCCCGAGAGGCCCGGCCGTGCGGTGCCGCCGCCGCGCAGGCGCCGCGGGGCGCCGGAGGAGCCGCTGCCGGGGCGGCGCGGACGGCGCCCGGCCAAGAAGGCCTCCAAGAGCAAGAAGGTCCTGCTGTGGACCGGTGGCACGATGGCGTTCGTGCTGATCGCCGGAGCGGGTGCCGCGTACTTCTACATCGAGCACCTGAACGGCAACATCGCGTCCGTCTCGGACGACGGCGCGAGCACCGGTGGCTTCCAGAAGGACAAGGCGATCAACATCCTGCTGATCGGCACCGACAAGCGCACCGGCAAGGGCAACGAGGACTACGGCGACGCGGGCAGTGTCGGGCATGCCGACACCACGATCCTGCTGCACGTCTCCAAGGACCGTTCGAACGCGACCGCGCTGAGCATCCCGCGTGACCTGATCGTCGACGTGCCGGACTGCCCGACGACGCAGGAGGACGGCACCCAGAAGATCATCCCCGGCACGCAGCAGGTCCGCTTCAACACCAGCCTCGGCCAGGACGGCCGTACGCCCAGCTGCACGATGCGGACCGTGACCGAGCTGACCGGGGTCAAGCCGGACAACTTCATGGTCGCGGACTTCAACGCCGTCAAGACGCTGACCAGCGCGGTCGGCGGGGTCGAGGTCTGCGTGGGCAAGGACCTCGACGACCCGGACTCGCACCTGAAGCTGTCGAAGGGCATGCACACCATCGAGGGCGAGCAGGCGCTGGCCTTCGTGCGCACCCGGCACGCCGTCGGCTTCGGCGGGGACCTGAGCCGGATCGGGCTGCAGCAGCAGTTCCTGAGCGCGCTGATGCGCAAGCTGAAGTCCAACGACACCCTCACCAGCCCGTCGAAGATGCTCGACCTGGCCGAGGCGGGCACCAAGGCGCTGACCGTCGACTCGCAGCTGGACAGCATCGGCAAGCTGAAGGACCTGGGTCTGGAGCTGGGCAAGCTCAACGTCAAGAACCTGACGTTCACCACCACTCCGGTCATCGACAACCCGACCGAGAAGGTCAAGGCCACGGTCGTACTGAACGAGTCGACGGCCCCACAGGTCTTCAACATGATCAAGAACGACGTCTCCTTCACCGCCGTCAAGGAGCAGAAGAAGAAGGAGGCGGCCGCGGTCGCCGCCCGGCTGAAGGGCAGCAAGGCCCCGGCCTCCGAGGTGCGGGTGCGGATCCTCAACGGCGGTGCCGTCGCCGGCAGCGCCCAGGAGACGCTGAGCTGGCTGCAGAACGAGGAGGGCGTGACCAAGTCGGAGAACGCCGGCAACGCGCCCGCCCAGCTGGCGAAGACCACCCTCGAATACGCGCCCGACCAGGCGGCCCAGGCGCGCCGCCTCGCCGCCATCATGGGCCTGTCCGGGGCGGCGATGAAGCCGGGCGAGAGCGTCACCAACTCCCAAGGGGTGCCCGCGATGACGCTGACCCTCGGCAAGGACTTCGAGGGGGCCGGGGTCTCCCTCACGGCGCCCTCAAAGGCACCGGAGGGGGTGCAGAAGTCCACCGCCGACAAGGTGGAGTGTGCCAAGTGACGCGAATTTCCTTCGCGTTCGCCGAACTTCCTTCAAACAAATGGGCGGTATTGCCCAGTTGTGAGAACGTGGAATTTGTCACCCACGTCGCTTGACGCCGAAGTGTGCGGATAGTGTGTGCGATCCAGTGCTCTCACCCATGAGGTCCGTCCTGGGGGCGTGCACTGCTTGACCAGCACCGTGCGCCTTCCGGGGGAGGGCGCCGCGTGGCCCGACGGAGGAATCAGGCAACCGTGGACGCGCAAGGCCGTGGGCGGGCGGACGACATCGACCCCGCAGACCAGTGGGTACTCAACCCGGACACCGGCGAATACGAACTGCGACTGGCCCCTTCCGCAGCGCAGTCGCCCGTTCCCGGGCCGCGCGGTTCCGGTGGCCGTGGCACGACCGGAACAGGCGGTGCGGCACGTGCCCGCAAGACCGCCCCTGCCCGGCGTTCCGGGGCGGCCGCCCCCGGCGGTGAGACTCCCTCCCCGCGCAGACGCACCGGCGCCCCGGCCGAGACGGCCGCGGGGCGGCGCGGGCGCCGCCCGGTGCCGAAGAAGGCGAAAGGCAAGAAGGTCCTGGTGTGGACCGGCGCCTCGCTGGCCCTCGTGCTGGTCGGCGCGAGCGGGGCCGCGTACCTCTACTACGAGCACCTCAACAGCAACATCACGTCCGTCTCCGACGACGGCGCCGGCACCGGCGGGTTCAGCAAGGACCGCGCGATCAACATCCTGCTGGTCGGCACCGACAAGCGCACCGGCAAGGGCAACGAGGGCTACGGCGACAAGGACAGCGCCGGACACGCGGACACCACGCTGGTGCTGCACGTGTCCAAGGACCGTACGAACGCGACGGTGCTGAGCATCCCGCGCGACCTGATCACCGACATCCCGGACTGCCCGACGACGCAGGAGGACGGCTCGGAGAAGATCATCCCGGGCACGCAGCGCACCCGCTTCAACAACAGCCTCGGGCAGGAGGACCGGACGCCGAGCTGCACCATGCGCACGATCACCGAGCTCACCGGGCTGAAGATGGACCACTTCATGGTGGCCGACTTCAACGCCGTCAAGACGCTGACCAGCGCGGTGGGCGGGGTCGACGTCTGTCTGGCCAAGGACATCAAGGACCCCGACTCCAAGCTCGACCTGCCCAAGGGCGAGCACACGATCGAGGGCGAGGAGGCGCTGGCCTTCGTCCGGACCCGGCACTCCGTGGGCCTCGGCGGCGACCTGAGCCGCATCGAGCTGCAACAGCAGTTCCTGGGCTCGATGATGCGCAAGCTGAAGTCCAACGACACCCTGACCAGCCCGAGGAAGATGATCAAGTTGGCGGAGGCGGGCACCAAGGCGCTGACCGTCGACTCCCAGATCAGCACGATCAAGAAGCTGGCCGATCTCGGCGCCGAGCTGGGCAAGTTCGACACCAAGAACCTCACGTTCGCGACCGTGCCCGTCGACGACAACCCGGCGGAGAAGATCAAGGCCACGGTGGTCCTGAAGGAGCCGCAGGCCCAGCAGCTCTTCGCGATGGTCCGGGAGGACGTGTCGCTGAGCGACGTGAAGCAGCAGAAGAAGAAGGAGAAGGCCGCCGAGGCCGCCCGGCTGAAGGGCACCAAGGCCCCTGCCTCCGAGGTCCGGGTGCGCATCCTCAACGGCGGTGCCGTCACCGGCAGCGCCCAGGAGACGCTCAGCTGGCTGCAGGTCCAGGAGGGTGTGACCAAGTCCGAGAACGCGGGCAACGCGGAGCAGCCGCTGGCGAAGACCACGCTCGAGTACGGGCCCGACCAGGCGGACCAGGCGCGCCGGCTCGCCGAGATCATGGGTCTGTCCGGGGCCGCGCTGAAGCCGGGCGAGAGCGTCACCAACTCCCAGGGGGTGCCCGCGATGACGCTGACCCTGGGCAAGGACTTCGAGGGGGCGGGCGTGCCCCTCACGACTCCGGCGAAGGTGCCGGACGCCGTGCAGAAGGCCACGGCCGACAAGGTCGAGTGCGCGAAGTGACCTGACCGTCCCTTCCTGCGTCTCACAGGTGGACGGAACATGCCCGGACGAATCGGCCGGGTGTACATCCGACCGGGCATGTCAGTGGTCCAACCAGGAGCGGGGACGACCGTGCTCCGGCGGAGCAGCGGGGGAACCCGTGTCCGGACGGCGCGGGTCGCCGTGATCCGAACACGACGCGGGGCAGACCCGTGGGTCGGCCGTAGGGGTGGGGAGGCAGGGGTATGGCGCAGAGCGACGTGCGCGGAGGCGGCACACGGCACGATTCGGGCGGCCTGGCCCA
This is a stretch of genomic DNA from Streptomyces hawaiiensis. It encodes these proteins:
- a CDS encoding LCP family protein; translated protein: MDAQGRGRADDIDPADQWVLNPDTGEYELRLAPSAAQSPVPGPRGSGGRGTTGTGGAARARKTAPARRSGAAAPGGETPSPRRRTGAPAETAAGRRGRRPVPKKAKGKKVLVWTGASLALVLVGASGAAYLYYEHLNSNITSVSDDGAGTGGFSKDRAINILLVGTDKRTGKGNEGYGDKDSAGHADTTLVLHVSKDRTNATVLSIPRDLITDIPDCPTTQEDGSEKIIPGTQRTRFNNSLGQEDRTPSCTMRTITELTGLKMDHFMVADFNAVKTLTSAVGGVDVCLAKDIKDPDSKLDLPKGEHTIEGEEALAFVRTRHSVGLGGDLSRIELQQQFLGSMMRKLKSNDTLTSPRKMIKLAEAGTKALTVDSQISTIKKLADLGAELGKFDTKNLTFATVPVDDNPAEKIKATVVLKEPQAQQLFAMVREDVSLSDVKQQKKKEKAAEAARLKGTKAPASEVRVRILNGGAVTGSAQETLSWLQVQEGVTKSENAGNAEQPLAKTTLEYGPDQADQARRLAEIMGLSGAALKPGESVTNSQGVPAMTLTLGKDFEGAGVPLTTPAKVPDAVQKATADKVECAK
- a CDS encoding LCP family protein, translating into MDAQGRGRADDIDPADQWVLNPDTGEYELRLAPSAPQSGVPGPRRPPSRETGQSARGRTEAPGRARPERPGRAVPPPRRRRGAPEEPLPGRRGRRPAKKASKSKKVLLWTGGTMAFVLIAGAGAAYFYIEHLNGNIASVSDDGASTGGFQKDKAINILLIGTDKRTGKGNEDYGDAGSVGHADTTILLHVSKDRSNATALSIPRDLIVDVPDCPTTQEDGTQKIIPGTQQVRFNTSLGQDGRTPSCTMRTVTELTGVKPDNFMVADFNAVKTLTSAVGGVEVCVGKDLDDPDSHLKLSKGMHTIEGEQALAFVRTRHAVGFGGDLSRIGLQQQFLSALMRKLKSNDTLTSPSKMLDLAEAGTKALTVDSQLDSIGKLKDLGLELGKLNVKNLTFTTTPVIDNPTEKVKATVVLNESTAPQVFNMIKNDVSFTAVKEQKKKEAAAVAARLKGSKAPASEVRVRILNGGAVAGSAQETLSWLQNEEGVTKSENAGNAPAQLAKTTLEYAPDQAAQARRLAAIMGLSGAAMKPGESVTNSQGVPAMTLTLGKDFEGAGVSLTAPSKAPEGVQKSTADKVECAK
- a CDS encoding peptidoglycan recognition protein family protein, giving the protein MRGFLASSIGVTCAAALALPLTPPALAATAGPVSTTEAVATARPAPHAGTPATTLTNRRAAEPLASGSTQSLPLEPLTPDRGTPSTPSGEQILPRRAVRHFSLVGVVWDDPGAELHGRVQVRTRAVGTGTWSGWQNVETHNADHAADPDTPERTSSRVRGATAPLWVGNSDGVELRIRSGPAAGPAAGAANSSQRPTGARKLPAAPPLPSGLRLELVDPEDDAPPRGASADGSRTGGLNAGASAVTDAFAANAALAPLGATEIAAQSRAETEQAFLTLGGGELTEQQRAKPHIGPRPRIVTRRGWGASEGLRERGFRYTKKVKAAFVHHTASGNKYRCSQSPSLIRSIYRYHVKSMGWRDIGYNFVIDKCGKIYEGRAGGVAKPVLGAHTLGFNSSSMGIAVLGSYGTKKPSKAAVKAIARLAAWKLGLYGMNPRGKTYLRSAGSNLHRKGKKVRLNVISGHRDGFNTACPGRKLYGKLGSARSKAARYQGR
- a CDS encoding TIGR03089 family protein; this translates as MNATDRTPADLLGSALAADPGRPLVTFYDDATGERVELSVATFANWVAKTANLLQDELSVEPGDRVALLLPAHWQTAVWLLACASVGVVADVSGDARAADVVVSGPDRLEEARACSGARIAMALRPLGGRFPQAPEGFTDYAVEVPGQGDRFVPYAPVDPEGPALIVAGREFSGAEVVERARAEATALGLTGPGSRILSGLAYDTWEGLNAGLYGPLATGGSVVLCRHLEQAGDGVLDKRVESERVTTIARGTAGR
- a CDS encoding LCP family protein, with translation MGASASGRGLVRRHRRRWVRLTAFGVTALLVAAGGVGWAVYAKLSGNITPDEAAAAELARYDKERPTSLVKDARNILLIGSDSREGSDNARYGRDSGTERSDTTILLHLSAGRDSATAVSLPRDLMVDLPGCRRPDGSRSAPRFAMFNQAFQLGGSACTIRTVEKLTDIRVDHHVVVDFHGFKKMVDAVDGVEVCLREPIDDRAAKLRLPAGRVTLDGEEALGYVRARKTLGDGSDTERMERQQRFLGALVNEVRSNDVLLNPAKLYPVLDAATSSLTTDPELASLRGLYELVRGLRDIPMEQVQFLTVPRESYAYDANRDQLVEPAAERLFERLRTDTPVVVAGNGPREGSYGDSYPGPYRDRAVTVSPPPTFRGNTAAEDTCK